The Natranaerovirga pectinivora DNA segment TATTGTTGTTTTTTGGCATATCAATTCTCCTCAGGTTATTGTCGTAGTTTTATTATACACTTTTTTCTATACGACAACTATCCTAACACATAGGGATAACCTCTTCTTCAAATTCTGATTTCATAATTAATACACTCGTTATTTCATGTGGGCATCCTGTTTTAATATTATGAACTCGTCTATATAAATCAGTTGTTCTACCAATTTTTATAAATTTGTATTCTTTAAATCTACATACTATTAAATATAAATAAGATATTTTTTCATATTTCATTAGTTTTCTCCAATCTCTAGAACTACCTTAATATGAGTATGTCAGCTAACGTTCTGTTGTTCCCGACGTTCCTGAACTGGACCCACAGAGCTCTTCTCCGTAGGCGGTGCTTGCACCCAGTGAAGGAATGTGCGTTAGCGAACGGGAACAAGCTTGTTAGCAGACGTTACGAACGGAAAGTTCTTCAATATTCTTAAACACGTTATATGGTACTGTTTTCAACACATCCGTGTTGAATCCCTTTTTATTGATTTCAATTAATGAATTCTGTAATGATGTAAGTAATCTGCTCGTTCTACGTTGACTTACTTCAGTCATCAAATACTGAAGCATCATTTGTCCTTCTTCAGAAAATGAATCATGCAACAATGGGTTTATAATCAAATTTTCCGAGTACAACGGCAAGAACATATTAAGATAAACCTTTATTAATTCATCATTTCAGCTTGATAGTGAATCGAAATACTGTCCATAAGATGTTAACTCATCTTTAAATCCTGAGAACAATATGTATGAACAGGTTTCATCTGGAACTATTGTAATAAATAATCTTTTCAGCCTCTTCTTAATACCTATTAGTCCTTTAATACGTTTGCCATTTATGTCGAATGGTGGCGAGATAGACATGTAACCTGACACCCCA contains these protein-coding regions:
- a CDS encoding GIY-YIG nuclease family protein, whose product is MKYEKISYLYLIVCRFKEYKFIKIGRTTDLYRRVHNIKTGCPHEITSVLIMKSEFEEEVIPMC